A stretch of Oryza brachyantha chromosome 4, ObraRS2, whole genome shotgun sequence DNA encodes these proteins:
- the LOC102714726 gene encoding probable L-ascorbate peroxidase 7, chloroplastic — protein MAAARLAAFHAAAPAYSSSSASPNGRRAARSSAAFPPVALPRATLRAAASRLPQKAKAAGSGRSVTVRCMAAAGVASGAAELRAAREDIRELLRTTHCHPILVRLGWHDAGTYDKNIKEWPQRGGANGSLRFDVELKHGANAGLVNALKLVQPIKDKYPNISYADLFQLASATAIEEAGGPKIPMTYGRVDVTGPEQCPPEGKLPDAGPSAPADHLRGVFYRMGLDDKEIVVLSGAHTLGRSRPERSGWGKPETKYTKNGPGAPGGQSWTAEWLKFDNSYFKEIKEKRDQDLLVLPTDAALFEDPTFKVYAEKYAEDQEVFFKDYAGAHAKLSNLGAKFNPPEGFTLDG, from the exons ATGGCGGCCGCGCGACTCGCCGCcttccacgccgccgcgccggcgtattcctcctcctccgcctccccgaacggccgccgcgcggcgcgaTCCAGCGCCGCCTTCCCCCCGGTGGCCCTCCCGCGCGCCAccctccgcgccgcggccTCTCGGCTCCCCCAG aaggcgaaggcggcggggagcggccggtcggTGACGGTGAGgtgcatggcggcggcgggggtggcgtcgggcgcggcggagctGAGGGCCGCTCGCGAGGACATCAGGGAGCTCCTCAGGACAACCCACTGCCACCCCATCCTG gtTCGTCTTGGATGGCATGATGCTGGTACGTATGACAAGAATATTAAAGAGTGGCCACAACGAGGTGGAGCAAATGGAAGCTTAAGATTCGATGTTGAGTTAAAACATGGAGCCAATGCTG GTCTGGTAAATGCTCTAAAGCTTGTCCAACCTATCAAGGATAAATACCCTAATATCTCCTATGCCGATTTATTCCAGTTGGCAAGTGCTACAGCAATTGAG GAAGCTGGTGGTCCAAAGATTCCAATGACATATGGACGTGTTGATGTCACAGGTCCTGAGCAGTGTCCACCTGAGGGGAAGCTTCCTG ATGCTGGCCCAAGTGCACCTGCGGACCACTTGAGGGGAGTATTTTACAGGATGGGTCTTGATGATAAG GAAATTGTGGTCCTGTCAGGGGCACATACACTTGGAAGGTCCAGACCTGAACGGAGTGGTTGGGGGAAACcagaaacaaaatataca AAGAATGGCCCTGGTGCTCCTGGTGGGCAATCATGGACAGCTGAATGGCTGAAGTTTGATAACAGTTATTTCAAG gagataaaagagaaaagagatcAGGATCTCCTGGTCTTGCCTACGGATGCTGCATTATTTGAGGACCCAACATTCAAG GTCTACGCAGAAAAATACGCAGAGGACCAAGAAGTATTCTTTAAAGACTACGCCGGAGCTCATGCTAAACTCAGCAATCTGGGTGCAAAATTCAATCCTCCTGAG GGATTCACGTTGGACGGTTAA
- the LOC102715008 gene encoding psbP domain-containing protein 2, chloroplastic: protein MPLVGCPAPRLTGRAQRPPPPRSSAPRRASSPPPLLSRRAASAVSLLLAALPFPASSLRLPAASAKEEEASEARRGGAGELELERYADRDEGFTLLKPASWPKVEKAGATALFQQEGQGSNNIGVVVNPVRLSTLTEFGTPQFVAERLIQAEKKKESTKSAEVISVGERSGHDGLTVYEIEYLLDSTRGGMKRIFSAAFVASRKLYLLNITHSDSQQKPLDSQTRNVLEQVLHSFDSV from the exons ATGCCACTCGTCGGTTGTCCGGCGCCGAGGCTCACCGGCCGGGCCCagcgccctcctccgccgcgctccTCCGCGCCTaggcgcgcctcctcccctcctccgctGCTTTCAAGGAGGGCGGCGTCCGCCGTTTcgctgctcctcgccgccctcccctTCCCCGCCTCGTCGCTGCGACTCCCCGCGGCATCCGCGAAGGAAGAGGAGGCGTCAGAGGCTAGAAGAGGGGGTGCGggggagctggagctggagcgGTACGCTGACCGAGACGAGGGCTTCACCCTCCTCAAGCCCGCCTCCTGGCCCAAG GTGGAGAAGGCAGGGGCGACGGCGCTCTTTCAGCAGGAGGGGCAAGGGAGCAACAATATTGGGGTTGTTGTTAATCCCGTCCGGCTATCGACGCTGACAGAGTTCGGCACGCCACAGTTTGTCGCCGAGAGGCTGATTCAGGCTGAGAAGAAAAAG GAAAGCACCAAATCTGCAGAGGTTATTTCTGTTGGGGAGAGATCAGGCCATGATGGACTGACAGTGTATGAAATCGAGTACCTACTGGATAGTACAAGGGGAGGGATGAAGAGGATATTTTCGGCTGCATTTGTTGCTTCTAGGAAGCTCTACCTGCTAAATATAACCCACTCAGATAGCCAGCAGAAGCCCCTGGATAGCCAGACTAGAAATGTTCTGGAACAAGTCCTCCATTCTTTTGATTCTGtatag
- the LOC102715292 gene encoding amino-acid permease BAT1 homolog has protein sequence MAGEVAVDSGEKRLNELGYKQELRREMTLFKTLAISFSTMTLFTGITPLYGSSLRYTGPASLVWGWVVVSFFTWFVGFAMAEICSSFPTTGSLYFWAAHLAGPVWGPLASWCCAWLEAIGLIAGIGTQAYAGSQVLQSIILLCTGTNKGGGYLTPRWLFLLMYIGLTFIWAVLNTFALEVIAFLDLISMWWQVIGGTVIVILLPLVANTTQPASYVFTHFETAPEVTGISSSAYAAILSLLVSQYSLYGYDAAAHLTEETKGADKNGPIAILSSIGIITVFGWAYILALTFSIQDFGYLFDPSNETAGTFVPAQILFDAFHGRYNSSAGAIVLLFVIWGSFFFGGLSITTSAARVVYALSRDRGIPLSSVWRRIHPRHRVPANAVWLCAAVCALLGLPILWINVVFTAITSIATIGWVGGYAVPIFARMVMREADFSPGPFYLRRASRPVCLVAFLWICYTCSVFLLPTTYPISAGNFNYAPVALGVCLGLIGLWWVLDARKWFKGPVRNIDDLHAKPDDNNGKV, from the exons atggccggggAAGTCGCGGTGGACTCCGGCGAGAAGCGCCTCAACGAGCTTGGCTACAAGCAGGAGCTCCGCAGGGAGATG ACTCTGTTCAAGACGCTGGCCATCTCCTTCTCGACGATGACGCTGTTCACCGGGATCACGCCGCTGTACGGGAGCAGCCTGCGGTACACGGGGCCGGCCTCCCTCGTCTGGGGCTGGGTCGTCGTCTCCTTCTTCACCTGGTTCGTCGGCTTCGCCATGGCCGAGATCTGCTCTTCCTTCCCC ACCACTGGTTCTCTGTATTTTTGGGCTGCTCATTTGGCTGGTCCAGTCTGGGGTCCGTTGGCGTCCTGGTGCTGTGCTTGGTTAGAGGCCATAGGTCTTATTGCCGGAATTGGTACACAG GCATACGCAGGATCTCAAGTATTGCAGAGCATAATTCTGCTCTGCACCGGCACGAACAAAGGCGGCGGCTACCTGACGCCTCGCTGGCTGTTCCTCCTCATGTACATTGGGCTAACCTTCATCTGGGCTGTGCTCAACACCTTCGCGTTGGAAGTCATCGCCTTCCTCGACCTCATCTCGATGTGGTGGCAG gtgaTCGGTGGCACTGTGATAGTGATACTGCTCCCGCTGGTGGCGAATACGACGCAGCCGGCGTCGTACGTGTTCACGCACTTCGAGACGGCGCCAGAGGTGACCGGGATCAGCAGCAGCGCCTACGCGGCCATCCTGTCCCTCCTGGTGAGCCAGTACTCCCTGTACGGgtacgacgcggcggcgcaccTGACGGAGGAGACCAAGGGCGCCGACAAGAACGGCCCCATCGCCATCCTCTCCAGCATCGGCATCATCACCGTCTTCGGCTGGGCCTACATCCTCGCCCTCACCTTCAGCATCCAG GACTTCGGCTACCTGTTCGACCCGAGCAACGAGACGGCCGGCACGTTCGTGCCGGCGCAGATCCTGTTCGACGCGTTCCACGGCCGGTACAACAGCTCCGCGGGCGCCATCGTGCTGCTGTTCGTCATCTGGGGCTCCTTCTTCTTCGGCGGCCTCTCCATCACCACCAGCGCCGCCCGGGTGGTGTACGCGCTGTCCCGGGACAGGGGGATCCCGCTGTCGTCGGTGTGGCGGCGGATCCACCCGCGGCACAGGGTGCCCGCCAACGCGGTGTGGCTGTGCGCCGCCGTGTGCGCGCTGCTGGGCCTGCCCATCCTGTGGATCAACGTGGTGTTCACGGCGATCACCTCCATCGCCACCATTGGGTGGGTGGGCGGCTACGCGGTGCCCATCTTCGCCCGGATGGTGATGCGGGAGGCCGACTTCTCGCCGGGCCCGTTCTAcctccgccgcgccagccgcccCGTCTGCCTCGTCGCCTTCCTCTGGATCTGCTACACCTGctccgtcttcctcctcccgacCACCTACCCGATCAGCGCTGGCAACTTCAACTACGCCCCCGTCGCGCTCGGCGTCTGCCTCGGCCTCATCGGCCTCTGGTGGGTGCTCGACGCCCGCAAGTGGTTCAAGGGCCCCGTCAGGAACATCGACGACCTCCACGCCAAACCCGACGACAACAACGGCAAGGTCTAG